A stretch of DNA from Anthonomus grandis grandis chromosome 22, icAntGran1.3, whole genome shotgun sequence:
CACAGCCTTTTGAAACATATGACATTTTTGTGGGTTTAACATTAATCTCAAACGATTTTCCTACCACACTAGTGTCATCAAGGTAAACCATGCAAGTCTTTCAGAAAAGTCCTCTTAAAATCATTCCCATCAGCCGTTCAAAAGTGGCGGGGACATCCGACAATCCAAATTCCATTACGTTAAATTGCCATAATCTAGCACCAACATTAAAAGCCGTCTTTTCCCTAACTTCAGGGGTGAATTCAACTTGCCAGTATCTACTTTTCAGGTCTACCGTGGAAAAGATCTTTGACTGAGGCACACCCTGCCTGAACCAAAGTGTTATCAATGCGAGGAAGAGGCTGTCCTTTTTAGTCAGGTCATTAAGCTGCCGGTAATCTACGCAGAATCTGATCAAGCCGTCTTTCTTTCTTACCAGTACCACTGGTGAAGACCATGGACTGCTACGGTTCTATGGCGCCTTCTTTGGCAATACCCACAATAATCTTATCAGTCTCCTCTCTCTTGGCCAGTGGTAGTCTTCGAGCTGTTTGACGGATAGGATGAGCATTTCCTGTATTAATTTTGTGCTGGACTATGTTGGTCACCCCTTCTTCCCAGTATCAAAAACATGACCATCATGATGCACCAAATGCCACAGCCCCTTCATTGGTGCGTGGCCTTAGGTCGTTGCCTGACGATGATACCAGCTCTTCTAATTCATTCAAAATGGCTTCTCGCTTGATGTCCATAGCCGCAACTTCTCAAAGTATTGCTGAAACTGCAGAGCAGTGTCTTAACTCCGGCTCTTCTTTTAGAACACAGGATAATGATTGACATTCATTACCCTAGTTGGAATACTTCCTTCAGCACGTAAAAGGATCTCCCGGACTGCTATCCTCATCATGCATTGCAGTCGTCTTCGTATCCATCATGTCCGTCCCGAGTTTCACTTCATCCTCAACTTCAGCCATTTTATCACAGGATATTCAAATGTGGTTTTTCCTATGGTGAACATGATATTTGTTTTGCCAAGGACATTTGCTTGATTCCCCGTTGTTCATAGAGTCCATTTGATTGTCGAGTTCTAGATGTATATTTTACTATGTTGGGTgttataattttctttgttgGACCTGTATCCAGCAGCACAGTGTGGTGGTTCGATCCACACGCACGTCAACGAAAACACTATTACTATGGTACTGCAGCGATAAGACGTGGGCGGTATTCACTTTTACTAGTGCTTGCTAAATACAGGTTGACGATCGTTTTTTTTGCATCGACCTGCTTTAGTTTTCCGGATTGACGGGAGTGGAACCTGCCTTGCCACAGTTCCAACACTCCAACTTCCGGTCCTGGCAGTTTCGTCCTTCAATCGCCTCTGTAATCATCCGCTTGACCGATTCCTCAAGGTAGTTGTCCTCTCTTGGAATCACTTGCCGGATTTGATGGCCCTTATTCGTGGTTTTGCTAGTCTCGAATCGAAGGATCCGTGCATGCATCTCGCTCATTCCACTATCGCGGAGTCCATCTAGAAATGCTTAAACGTTCCATGATTCTTTCCGGGACATTTGGATATACCAGTCGAACCGAACGCGCAATTTCAGCAAGGAGTCTTCTGACTTCTGGAACCGATTTTTCAACTGAGTGGTAGAAATGTTTCAGGTTTGACTGGCCATAACGCATCTCCAAATGCCTCACTAGATGGGCGCAGATTTCTTGCTCTTCGAGGGACATGCTTTGTAGGCTGACGGTAGCATCTCTTACGATTACGCAACTTCTCAACGTAAGAGAAGTCGCCTTCTTCAAGGGTAACCAACCGTTTGCATTTACACCTGCTACAAATTGACTGTCATAAATATTCCATAATACAGTACCATCAAATTGAGGCGGTTTATGACGCGTAAGCCCAACAGATTTCGTATTGGCACAAACTTCATTCTAATGTGGTCCACTGCTAAAGGTCGACGTACTGAGCAGCTAATTGAATGATCCTGTTTTGAACTTCTTGGACCTTTCCTCCACCAATGAAAGAACTTTTTCCTTTAACTCTTTCTTGCCTTCTAAAATCTTTTCTTCCAAGATGGCATAATTCTCTCTTAGTGTGGCACAGTTTTCTTCCAGTTTTGCAGGATCGGGCAATGTAGCTTTCAGGATGGCGGACTTTTCTTGCATTATTTATCCCGCTTCACAATACAGTGTGAGTAATTTATTGAAGTAGAACCCCTCGCAATAGCTATACCAGCTTACTCCAGAACTTTCAGTTTTCCCAGGGACacgaagaaaaaaaagagagaaagagagaaaaCTAGTTAGGATATCAATTATATCATATTACTGATTCTTCATAATAAGCACAAAAATTCGATTTAAGAATAAGAATAAATTAAGGCTCACTACATCCGCCCAACAAATTGGACCAATCATAGGCgcgtgttaaaattaaaaaaaccctgCATGCGCATATACAAAAGCACTGTgatatttcttcttcttttcataTATACGTCTTCTCATATGGACAATAATCTGGTTTGACCTGTTAAGGACAGCTGTCATTCTTGTCTAACCACGTTGTGCTCGGCCCATCCAGCTTTTATAGgaagaagaaggagaagaaCTACAGAAACTAAGACAATGAATGAAAGAGACCAGCATTTTGTTGGCGGCCATTTATGATGACAGACCagtgtttttttcaataaaatcacATATATATCCTTATAAATTCTATTGTATTTGTCTTATAACCAGTGTAAAtacctataaataaatttatttttataaatattaaggtatacatagttttatatttgacaatgcaaaaattgttaaagaagAGTCAAAGAATACGTCATTgatcaaattaattattgtacACGTGTCGGCATATGCGCCTTGAGATACGAATGATTTCTAAGCACTGAATCTATGTACAAGCAATAGGTGAATTAATGCCTTATCTACATATACATATTCCACACATTTATGTAATAAAGTTTGTCCCCAACCCTGTACCTATTTACTTAGAGTTTAatcatataatttaattatacattTACCCGCTTAAATAAACATAGATGTACAATTATGGAATAGACTACTAACAATATAAATTTGAGCATGTTTCCTTCTGACAGAAGGTTCCCAGTAAATCCAGACAAGACTATTGAGCCGATGAAAAACATAGCAGTCCTTCCATTGCGCATGTCACTGGTCAACTGACATTTGTCCTACAACGTTGGAACATGCGCGAATACCGTGAAAATCATGCGCAATTAAAGGAAGACTGACTAGGTCGCGAAATTGTAGCAATTTCGTAAACATGCTCTGTTGCCCCTAAAACTGTTGTTAAGGCATCCATGGTTTAAGTTTATTGTACTTATTTGTTGTATACCGTACTGGCTAAATTATAGACATTAAAATTGTATATGTACATTACCATTGCTGAGACTGGGctgttatattaaaattgacttgaccaaaaaaagtcaaaaattaccttttttacatACAAATCTCAGCTgcttgaaatttaataataactaatttatCTAATAACTAAATCACTATTTTGTCTTGAGTTGCCGGTCCACGAACGCTCGGTTTTTCAGTTTTGAGTTTTCTGACGTCGTGTAACTATTGGACATCTGTTTAACATCTTCGTCTTCGTAGAGAGCTGACTGGGTAGTAAAACATATGCCTGGTTTCGAACTTCTAGCTGAACCATTTGTCATGTTTTTGCCTTCGTAATATGTTCCATTAGTctgaaaattaaacattttataacacTTTAGTATGCAGACAGAACTTCACAAAATATTACTCACCTCGCATTTTTCCTTTTTGCCCTTGTATGTACGCTTATAGAATTTTGAGAAGAGGAAATAGAACATTACTGCGTGCAATCCTATCCACCAAACAAATGCCTTGGGATAATCGCAATCTATGAACAGAAGTTGGAACGCGTGCACCATCACAAGAACAAATtggatctaaaaaaaaacataaaacataatcTTTTCAGCCATTTCATAATATTGAAATGTAGATATGAGCAGAAAACACAAAACACTCTAGTTCATGTCTTTCTAAGGAGGTTATAGTCAAACCATAATAATAGCTACAGGCAAAACTTTCCAAATTATCCAGCTCCAAATGTAAAATACGTCCAAGAGATTAATATCAATCACTAACCTACTGCCACTAATagtgaaatattttaagaactATTGCAGATCAAAATCtcaaattaacttttttgtaaTGATGTAAAAAAATCCAATGTGTAAAGTTATCCAGGCAGAAACTCACggttttatattaagaaaaaagtgcCCTATAAGTATTGTTGACGAAAAGCGATCTAGGCATAACAATGGATATTTATTGTCCAGTAATGACTGGTATCTTAAAATCGAGTTCTGCGCATTTGGAAAAATAACTTTGCcggaattaatttatttctttttcttgcAGGGTGACATTTATTCCTTAAGAATAGCACATCACTTAACGAGAGgcgaaaataacatttttgcaTCGAAAGTTCATAAAATCTTGACTTACAGCAAATTGAATATATCTTAATATCTTGACATTGACAATCAGAGGATGTTACTTTGGATCCCTTACTGTGTTAAACAATGGCATGGCAGACTTCAATGCACAGAGAGTATCTAGTTTActgcattgaaaattttataggtgtattatgaaaaataattttttgccacgTCAGCTGATTTATCCGTACCCCCCGTACTTCTCTTGTCTTTCTTTGTCTAACATCATGAAAGCCTGCAGAGATTCATTCACTAAGAGTAAGATGATTGCATCAGAGGATATTTAACTTTGTATTCAAGCTGTTTAAATTGATATGTCCACAGATTACTTATAATGCGTAGAAGGCTGAAATCGTTTTATGGTGTCGATTTTCTCTTCTTCTGTCTGTCGACAGAAAGAAGACAAAGATTTTGATTTTGGCATGAGCGCCGTTgcgtgtattaaaaaaaaaattctgccacGTCAGCTTCTCCTCTATTTCCTTGTCTACAGAAATGTATACACGCTGTGTTAATTAATGGCATGATGTACCTCGTAAATTATCATTATGTAATGCGCAGAACGCTATGATGTAATTCTGCACAACTATGAAATATATATCAGAGTTgaatttaagcttttttttattgcaaagtttTCGGTTATATATTATGATCTTGACATGCAAATTACACAGAATGTTTAATTGCCCAAagactattaaaattttaatgttcaattaaatggttttaagaaaaacaatatttaatagccattaaaaaaatagttatctaaaaatatttcttaccaTCTGTATAGTGGTCACATATTTCTTCCACCACAAGAATTTCTGATACTGTGGTCCGAGGGCTGCGATCAGATAATACGTGTACATAATGATGTGCACAAAAGTGTTTAGAAAACCAAAGAAAGTAGAGTGGCCTCCTGGTGTAAATTTAACTCCAAACCAGACTGACATCGGCATAATGCCATGGTGGATTACATGAAGCGTCGATAcgtgatcaaatttttttctcattacaaaaaatatctgaaatgtGTACAATTTTTAGTTGAAATAGAAAATTGGATAAAGTGTCAAATTACCGTATCAAAGAACTCTGTAAACTTTGAAAAATAGTACCACCAACA
This window harbors:
- the LOC126748270 gene encoding elongation of very long chain fatty acids protein AAEL008004-like, giving the protein MAQIIHHIYDSYRDLMDNKSDQRVKDWFLMSSPLPTLCICLSYVFVVKVLGPKLMENRKPFELKKILIYYNLFQVIFSSWLFYEASVSGWLNHYSLKCQPVDYSTNPLAMRMVRGCWWYYFSKFTEFFDTIFFVMRKKFDHVSTLHVIHHGIMPMSVWFGVKFTPGGHSTFFGFLNTFVHIIMYTYYLIAALGPQYQKFLWWKKYVTTIQMIQFVLVMVHAFQLLFIDCDYPKAFVWWIGLHAVMFYFLFSKFYKRTYKGKKEKCETNGTYYEGKNMTNGSARSSKPGICFTTQSALYEDEDVKQMSNSYTTSENSKLKNRAFVDRQLKTK